In Spinacia oleracea cultivar Varoflay chromosome 5, BTI_SOV_V1, whole genome shotgun sequence, a single window of DNA contains:
- the LOC130461646 gene encoding uncharacterized protein: MTTGEMTIAEMKAAYEKAQAKLAQERASNETLQKELESVKSNKHQSRYKGGKPKKLTFEMLDDFEEMTDEEETREEEDGEAPDPVTQRLNKMDARMTKHYSRLMKLMTKFPGAPTPVETEPTDGYAASPFCEAIARVTVPHTLRLPTWTTLYDGTSDPYRHVNFYKQRMWQIGIPYDLVEPVMCKSFGGTLDGAALEWLTNVPPGSISCLSELINAFYQQFASSRQLEKQTSDLYRTAIEAFKRGLIPNSELYREITKYPCATFEEVRSRATAQMRIEDDEVIRTASQRSIGGSSDRRSYTPRNNNWRHQPYVRQNQVQSVNQYYDTNNVYRNERVEHPNISDYGFNVDIGGVVNALQNVGGTVRWPRKSDRPDSMKNMSKWCYFHRDNGHTTEECISLKKEVAYLLKRGHLKELLSDKGKETFSKEQTTLPGPTISSERPDPPPFNKVVNVISGGSDICGLTSSAAKKINRGESETMEEGQTEDEVALHKSLTAMAITFDDSDSVDTQREHHDGLVISLPIGNALIKRILVDNGRSANVLFLEALQEMGLEEKNIVRRSTVLVGFSGEALRTVGEILLPTYAEGVNMMTKFNVVDCPSAYNVILGRPWIHKMKAVPSTYHQSIKFPTKWGVMEIKGQQRDAKKCYETALKPSKSSI, encoded by the exons ATGACTACTGGAGAGATGACGATCGCAGAGATGAAAGCGGCTTACGAGAAAGCCCAAGCCAAGCTAGCCCAAGAGAGGGCATCCAATGAAACCCTCCAGAAAGAGCTCGAATCCGTGAAAAGCAACAAGCACCAATCCCGCTACAAAGGTGGGAAGCCAAAAAAGCTGACGTTCGAGATGCTCGACGACTTCGAAGAAATGACCGATGAGGAGGAGACCCGTGAGGAAGAAGACGGAGAAGCTCCCGATCCGGTGACCCAGCGCCTGAACAAGATGGACGCACGCATGACGAAGCACTACTCTCGCCTGATGAAGTTGATGACCAAGTTTCCCGGAGCACCTACGCCCGTGGAGACCGAGCCGACCGACGGGTACGCAGCGTCGCCGTTCTGTGAAGCGATCGCTAGAGTGACAGTTCCGCACACGCTCCGACTCCCTACCTGGACCACCCTGTACGACGGGACATCCGACCCCTACAGGCACGTCAACTTCTACAAGCAGCGCATGTGGCAGATCGGGATCCCATACGACCTAGTGGAGCCTGTCATGTGCAAATCTTTCGGCGGCACCCTTGATGGAGCAGCTTTGGAATGGCTCACGAACGTCCCTCCCGGATCCATCTCCTGTTTGTCCGAACTCATCAACGCCTTCTACCAACAGTTCGCCAGCAGTCGCCAGTTGGAGAAACAAACCAGTGATCTCTATCG GACTGCTATTGAGGCGTTCAAAAGAGGCCTCATCCCCAATTCGGAGTTATACCGGGAaataaccaaatacccctgtgCAACTTTCGAAGAGGTGCGATCAAGGGCCACTGCCCAGATGCGAATCGAAGACGACGAGGTCATCCGAACAGCATCTCAACGGTCGATAGGGGGCAGCAGCGACAGAAGATCGTACACCCCGAGGAACAACAACTGGCGACACCAACCATACGTTCGGCAAAACCAGGTACAAAGTGTCAATCAGTATTATGATACTAACAATGTTTACAGGAATGAGCGGGTCGAACACCCTAACATCTCCGACTACGGCTTCAACGTCGACATCGGAGGTGTGGTGAACGCCCTTCAAAATGTAGGTGGAACAGTCAGATGGCCCCGGAAGAGCGACAGACCGGACTCCATGAAGAACATGAGCAAATGGTGCTACTTCCACCGCGACAACGGCCACACAACCGAGGAGTGCATCTCCCTCAAAAAGGAGGTCGCATACCTCCTGAAACGGGGGCATCTAAAAGAGCTGTTGAGCGACAAGGGAAAAGAAACGTTCTCCAAAGAGCAAACCACCCTGCCCGGCCCAACGATAAGCAGCGAGCGACCAGATCCACCACCGTTCAATAAAGTGGTAAACGTCATTTCTGGTGGTTCAGATATTTGTGGACTAACTtcttctgcagctaaaaaaATTAACAGGGGAGAGTCTGAAACCATGGAAGAGGGGCAAACCGAAGACGAGGTCGCACTGCACAAGTCCCTGACCGCAATGGCTATCACTTTCGACGACTCAGATTCTGTAGACACACAGCGGGAACATCACGACGGGTTGGTAATATCGCTCCCAATAGGGAACGCCTTGATAAAAAGGATACTGGTCGACAACGGAAGATCAGCCAACGTACTGTTCTTGGaagcactacaagaaatgggATTAGAAGAGAAAAATATTGTAAGGAGATCAACAGTTCTGGTAGGATTCAGTGGAGAGGCACTACGGACAGTAGGAGAGATATTGCTGCCTACATACGCAGAAGGCGTCAACATGATGACCAAGTTCAACGTCGTCGATTGTCCATCAGCGTACAACGTCATCCTAGGACgaccatggatccacaaaatgaagGCAGTACCATCAACATACCACCAATCAATCAAGTTTCCAACCAAATGGGGggtcatggaaatcaaaggacAACAAAGAGATGCGAAGAAATGTTATGAGACGGCACTGAAACCATCCAAGTCGTCCATCTAG
- the LOC110775976 gene encoding nuclear transcription factor Y subunit B-6, whose amino-acid sequence MDHRGGFHGYRKHHQQLSKTSSSEMNGKVLSHDMSNHTNHHHHLNNNNNNNNNNNNNSNGNFNGSSNHNNNQSVVSTDQDNSECTVREQDRFMPIANVIRIMRKILPPHAKISDDAKETIQECVSEYISFITGEANERCQREQRKTITAEDVLWAMSKLGFDDYIEPLTLYLHRYRELEGERGSMRTCEPLMKLSRAAMDQYAAFGPVFHIGPPPTHHHHGYYGGPSSVNGYLKEASTTAGSESIGAPHPPAVAAAGGPANSVNSFEPYGQHK is encoded by the exons ATGGATCATCGCGGGGGCTTCCATGGTTACCGCAAACACCACCAGCAGCTCTCTAAGACATCTTCCTCCG AAATGAATGGAAAAGTGTTGTCCCATGACATGAGCAATcataccaaccaccaccaccaccttaacaacaacaacaacaacaacaacaacaacaacaacaatagcaaCGGTAACTTCAATGGAAGTAGTAACCACAACAATAATCAGTCTGTTGTATCAACTGATCAAGATAACAGCGAGTGCACTGTGCGGGAACAGGACCGTTTTATGCCCATCGCTAATGTCATACGCATCATGCGCAAGATTCTTCCACCACATGCCAAAATTTCTGACGATGCCAAGGAAACAATTCAG GAGTGTGTGTCAGAGTACATAAGCTTTATAACAGGAGAAGCAAATGAGAGGTGTCAGAGGGAGCAGCGTAAAACAATAACCGCAGAAGACGTGCTATGGGCCATGAGCAAGCTAGGGTTTGACGACTATATTGAGCCACTCACCCTTTACCTGCATCGCTACAGGGAACTGGAGGGAGAACGTGGTTCCATGCGTACTTGTGAGCCGCTCATGAAACTGAGTAGGGCAGCCATGGATCAGTATGCAGCATTTGGACCTGTGTTTCATATAGGACCTCCACctactcatcatcatcatggCTATTATGGAGGGCCATCATCTGTGAATGGATACTTGAAAGAAGCTTCTACCACTGCTGGATCTGAATCCATTGGTGCTCCTCATCCTCctgctgttgctgctgctggtgGGCCTGCTAATTCTGTAAACAGTTTCGAGCCATATGGTCAGCACAAATAG
- the LOC110775979 gene encoding uncharacterized protein: MFVYMLSCCLQRLYDLDNHNVFVSRDVIFFEIVFPYATTPDSIPNIVSSPSLVHFGTDNSSSNLHFHTVTNHTSEPGNSFLSPNSPIFSHPSPNPSNHFIHPDSPNSNSSIPSPNISLTSGNPQPPPNPIGIPIHAPRQSTRKIKPSSVLTDFVGGYVPHRTSLVPSNDSESLSFSADSTLTDNIASFPLDFDWLLDLALHNFDIWDSLAFSVCSTSSDPQHYNQAKDNENLILAMDKEIQALESNNTWDLTLFPKDKKAIGSKWVYRTKLNPDYTIDKHRAR; this comes from the coding sequence ATGTTTGTTTATATGTTATCCTGCTGCCTACAAAGACTTTATGACCTTGATAATCACAATGTTTTTGTATCCAGAGATGTGATTTTCTTTGAGATTGTTTTCCCATATGCCACTACACCTGATTCTATTCCTAATATTGTTTCTTCTCCTTCTCTAGTTCACTTTGGTACTGATAATTCTTCTTCAAACTTACATTTTCACACTGTCACAAATCACACCAGTGAACCTGGAAATTCTTTTCTTTCTCCTAACTCTCCTATCTTTTCTCACCCATCTCCAAATCCTTCCAATCATTTTATACATCCcgattccccaaattcaaattctTCCATTCCTTCTCCTAATATTTCTTTGACTTCTGGTAACCCTCAACCACCTCCTAATCCAATTGGTATTCCTATTCATGCACCTAGACAGTCTACCAGAAAAATAAAGCCTTCTTCAGTTCTTACTGATTTTGTAGGAGGATATGTTCCCCATAGAACTTCTTTGGTTCCATCCAATGACAGTGAATCTTTGTCATTCTCTGCTGATTCTACACTGACTGACAATATTGCTTCATTTCCACTTGACTTTGATTGGTTACTTGATCTGGCTTTACATAACTTTGATATTTGGGATTCTCTAGCTTTCTCTGTGTGTTCTACTTCATCTGATCCTCAACATTACAATCAAGCTAAGGATAATGAGAATTTGATTTTGGCTATGGATAAGGAAATACAGGCTCTTGAGAGCAATAACACTTGGGATCTTACTTTATTTCCCAAGGACAAGAAAGCTATTGGTTCAAAATGGGTTTATAGGACAAAGTTGAATCCAGATTACACAATAGACAAACACAGAGCAAGGTAG